The following are encoded together in the Xanthobacter autotrophicus Py2 genome:
- a CDS encoding luciferase family protein (PFAM: luciferase family protein~KEGG: bra:BRADO3786 conserved hypothetical protein, putative luciferase-alpha subunit) produces the protein MRIGLFCTYENPQLDYAGAFREQTELVERIEVLGFEEAWIAEHHFNPQAASPSCLPILAYLAGRTSRIRLGSAAVLLPLHNPITVAEDVATVDILSGGRFEFGVAKGGPFPMQMKHFGVAKEEARDRTLEALALIEALLDGASVTFKGRFYAAEGLELVPRPVQKPVPVHMASATPETVALAARRGYGMMAAPPFPLKGLAANLAHYRASAPDGDPRLTLIRFLHLADSRAQAVEEARGILAPFVERMRATTAQVRPDWTPWFELDRMIADSLIGTEADVAAQVAALERDFAPRTLVLKPLAPSHAKRLSDLETFAARIRPQLRAAA, from the coding sequence ATGCGCATCGGATTGTTCTGCACCTACGAGAATCCGCAGCTCGATTACGCCGGCGCCTTCCGGGAGCAGACCGAACTGGTGGAGCGGATCGAGGTCCTCGGCTTCGAGGAGGCGTGGATCGCCGAGCATCATTTCAATCCGCAGGCGGCAAGCCCCTCCTGCCTTCCCATCCTGGCCTATCTCGCCGGGCGCACCTCGCGCATCCGCCTCGGCTCGGCGGCGGTGCTGCTGCCGCTGCACAATCCGATCACGGTGGCCGAGGACGTGGCAACGGTGGACATCCTCTCCGGAGGACGGTTCGAGTTCGGCGTCGCCAAGGGCGGCCCCTTCCCCATGCAGATGAAGCATTTCGGCGTGGCGAAGGAGGAGGCGCGGGACCGCACGCTGGAGGCGCTCGCCCTTATCGAGGCGCTGCTTGACGGTGCGTCGGTCACCTTCAAGGGCCGCTTCTATGCGGCTGAGGGGCTGGAACTGGTGCCGCGGCCGGTGCAGAAGCCCGTGCCCGTCCATATGGCGAGTGCCACGCCGGAGACGGTGGCCCTCGCCGCCCGGCGCGGCTACGGGATGATGGCGGCGCCGCCGTTTCCGCTCAAGGGGCTGGCCGCCAATCTCGCCCATTATCGCGCGAGCGCGCCGGACGGGGACCCGCGCCTCACGCTCATCCGCTTCCTACATCTGGCCGACAGTCGCGCGCAGGCGGTGGAGGAGGCCAGGGGCATCCTGGCGCCCTTCGTCGAGCGCATGCGCGCCACCACCGCCCAGGTGCGGCCGGACTGGACGCCATGGTTCGAGCTTGATCGCATGATCGCGGATTCGCTCATCGGCACCGAGGCCGACGTGGCCGCGCAGGTGGCCGCCTTGGAGCGGGATTTCGCGCCGCGCACGCTGGTGCTGAAGCCGCTGGCGCCCAGCCATGCCAAGCGCCTGAGCGACCTTGAGACCTTCGCCGCCCGCATCCGTCCGCAGTTGCGCGCGGCGGCGTGA
- a CDS encoding GCN5-related N-acetyltransferase (PFAM: GCN5-related N-acetyltransferase~KEGG: bra:BRADO2056 putative acetyltransferase) produces the protein MTETLATTAVEGFAFSHAQDTDTPALAALWERAGLTRPWNDPFADIALARRGPHSTILVARRDGALAGSVMVGHDGHRGWVYYLAVEPDLQRKGLGRALLTAAEDWLRARALPKLMLLVRPDNEAVRGFYSAVGYLEEPRVVFSRRLDGK, from the coding sequence ATGACCGAGACGCTCGCCACCACCGCCGTTGAGGGTTTCGCCTTCAGCCATGCGCAGGACACCGACACGCCGGCGCTTGCCGCCCTGTGGGAGCGCGCCGGCCTGACGCGCCCGTGGAACGACCCCTTCGCCGACATCGCCCTGGCCCGGCGCGGGCCCCATTCCACCATCCTGGTGGCACGGCGGGACGGCGCTCTGGCCGGCTCGGTGATGGTGGGCCATGACGGCCATCGCGGCTGGGTCTACTACCTCGCCGTGGAGCCGGACCTGCAGCGCAAGGGCCTCGGCCGCGCCCTGCTCACCGCCGCCGAGGACTGGCTGCGCGCCCGCGCCTTGCCCAAGCTCATGCTGCTGGTGCGCCCGGACAACGAGGCGGTGCGCGGCTTCTATTCCGCCGTGGGCTATCTGGAGGAGCCGCGCGTCGTCTTCTCCCGCCGCCTCGACGGAAAGTAA
- a CDS encoding Sua5/YciO/YrdC/YwlC family protein (TIGRFAM: Sua5/YciO/YrdC/YwlC family protein~PFAM: SUA5 domain protein; SUA5/yciO/yrdC domain~KEGG: bra:BRADO2058 conserved hypothetical protein containing SUA5/YciO/YrdC/YwlC domains) has product MVSPAPPQMRPTRLLPAAAPGAVEEAARLLSGGGLVAFPTETVYGLGADAANPQAVAALYAAKGRPAFNPLIAHTKDAASARRLGSFNRAANILAERFWPGPLTLVVPYAGGDGVCELARAGLDTVALRVPAHGDAAALIAAFGGAVVAPSANRSGHVSPTTAAHVMDDLSGRIDAVVDGGPTPVGVESTILDVTGEVPVLLRPGGLAREEIEAALGHPIARPVATDDARPLAPGRLASHYAPRAALRLDATHVAPGEALLTFAGMAPDGTPNAGSVLDLSPSGDLTEAAARLYGALRALDASGASAIAVVPLPRTGLGEAISDRLARAAAPRPSPAPSGSEIPA; this is encoded by the coding sequence ATGGTTTCTCCCGCTCCGCCCCAGATGCGCCCGACCCGCCTTTTGCCGGCCGCCGCCCCCGGCGCTGTCGAAGAGGCGGCGCGGCTTCTTTCCGGGGGCGGGCTCGTGGCCTTTCCCACCGAGACGGTCTACGGCCTCGGTGCCGATGCGGCGAACCCTCAGGCCGTGGCCGCCCTCTATGCCGCCAAGGGGCGCCCGGCCTTCAACCCGCTGATCGCCCATACGAAGGACGCCGCCTCTGCCCGCCGGCTCGGCAGCTTCAACCGGGCGGCGAACATTCTCGCGGAGCGCTTCTGGCCGGGGCCGCTGACGCTGGTGGTGCCCTATGCCGGGGGCGACGGCGTCTGCGAACTGGCGCGGGCGGGGCTCGACACGGTGGCCCTGCGGGTGCCCGCCCATGGCGATGCCGCCGCGCTCATCGCGGCCTTCGGCGGCGCGGTGGTGGCCCCCAGCGCCAACCGCTCGGGCCATGTCTCACCCACCACCGCCGCCCATGTGATGGACGACCTTTCCGGCCGTATCGATGCGGTTGTGGACGGCGGGCCAACGCCGGTGGGGGTCGAATCCACCATTCTCGATGTCACCGGGGAGGTTCCGGTGCTGCTGCGTCCCGGAGGCCTGGCGCGGGAGGAGATCGAGGCTGCCCTCGGCCACCCCATCGCGCGGCCTGTCGCCACCGATGACGCCCGCCCGCTGGCTCCGGGCCGCCTCGCCTCCCATTACGCGCCCCGCGCCGCGCTACGCCTCGACGCGACCCATGTCGCCCCGGGCGAAGCCCTGCTCACCTTCGCGGGGATGGCACCGGACGGCACGCCGAATGCCGGCAGCGTGCTCGACCTTAGCCCGTCCGGCGACCTCACCGAGGCCGCGGCCCGGCTCTATGGCGCGCTGCGGGCCCTCGATGCCTCGGGTGCATCCGCCATCGCCGTGGTGCCGCTGCCCCGCACCGGCCTTGGCGAAGCCATCTCCGACCGCCTCGCGCGCGCTGCCGCGCCGCGCCCCTCCCCAGCCCCTTCCGGAAGCGAGATCCCCGCATGA
- a CDS encoding acyl-CoA dehydrogenase domain protein (PFAM: acyl-CoA dehydrogenase domain protein; Acyl-CoA dehydrogenase type 2 domain~KEGG: nwi:Nwi_0637 acyl-CoA dehydrogenase), with protein MSYRAPVEEVAFFLKTCTALPLLMEQGLVDLSFDVVDPVLEEAGKFAASVIAPLDKVADKQGCTLKDGTVTTPEGWRAAYEAWTAAGWSSVAAEEEFGGQHLPTSVTSALTEFWNSASPAFGIGGVLTMGAIEALTAHGAPELQQTYLTKMVAGTWTGTMNLTEPQAGSDLAALRAKAVKQADGTYRVFGTKIFISYGEHDIAENIVHLVLARLPDAPAGTRGISLFLVPKVLVNADGSFGERNDVVCAGIEHKLGLHGSPTCTMVFGEKGEGAIGYLVGEENRGLACMFTMMNNARLAVGIQGVAVAERATQRAFAYAKDRRQGKAPGFEGSAPIIAHPDVKRMLLTMRAETDAARAICLKTADALDRAHRLPDPSARAAALAEASLLTPVAKAFSTDIGIEVASTGVQVHGGMGYVEETGAAQHLRDARIFAIYEGTNGIQAIDLVTRKLPQEGGDVVNAVIADYRDIAAEVAALNAPDFGHTGVRLAEAVDALARATRKMLDWLPSDQAKALAGATPYLRLFARAAGGAYLAKVALAAYGERAAGGTDPRLAARIALARFFAENLATEAKGLEEAVTSGANGVLEAEAVLAVA; from the coding sequence ATGAGCTATCGCGCGCCGGTGGAAGAGGTCGCCTTTTTTCTCAAGACCTGCACGGCTCTTCCCCTGCTGATGGAGCAGGGCCTCGTGGACCTGTCCTTCGACGTGGTGGATCCGGTGCTGGAAGAGGCCGGCAAGTTCGCGGCGTCCGTCATCGCCCCCCTCGACAAGGTGGCTGACAAGCAGGGCTGCACCCTCAAGGACGGCACGGTGACCACCCCCGAAGGCTGGCGCGCCGCCTATGAGGCCTGGACCGCCGCCGGCTGGAGTTCGGTCGCGGCCGAGGAAGAGTTCGGCGGCCAGCACCTGCCGACCTCGGTGACCTCGGCACTCACGGAATTCTGGAACTCCGCTTCGCCCGCCTTCGGCATCGGCGGCGTGCTGACCATGGGCGCCATCGAGGCCCTCACCGCCCACGGCGCCCCCGAACTGCAGCAGACCTATCTCACCAAGATGGTGGCCGGCACCTGGACCGGCACCATGAACCTCACCGAGCCGCAGGCGGGCTCGGACCTTGCCGCCCTGCGCGCCAAGGCGGTGAAGCAGGCGGACGGCACCTACCGGGTGTTCGGCACCAAGATCTTCATCTCCTACGGCGAGCACGACATCGCCGAGAACATCGTGCACCTCGTGCTCGCCCGCCTGCCGGATGCGCCGGCCGGCACCCGCGGCATCTCCCTGTTCCTGGTGCCGAAGGTGCTCGTGAATGCGGACGGCAGCTTCGGCGAACGCAACGACGTGGTCTGCGCCGGCATCGAGCACAAGCTGGGCCTTCATGGCTCGCCCACCTGCACCATGGTGTTCGGCGAAAAGGGCGAGGGCGCCATCGGCTATCTGGTGGGCGAGGAAAATCGCGGCCTCGCCTGCATGTTCACCATGATGAACAACGCCCGCCTCGCGGTGGGCATCCAGGGCGTGGCGGTGGCAGAGCGCGCCACCCAGCGCGCCTTCGCCTATGCCAAGGACCGCCGGCAGGGCAAGGCGCCGGGCTTCGAGGGCTCGGCTCCCATCATCGCCCATCCCGATGTGAAGCGCATGCTGCTGACCATGCGCGCCGAGACCGACGCCGCCCGGGCCATTTGCCTGAAGACCGCCGATGCCCTCGACCGCGCCCACCGCCTGCCCGACCCCTCCGCCCGCGCGGCGGCGCTGGCCGAGGCGAGCCTTTTGACCCCGGTGGCCAAGGCCTTCTCCACCGACATCGGAATCGAGGTGGCCTCTACCGGCGTGCAGGTGCACGGCGGCATGGGCTATGTGGAGGAGACGGGCGCTGCCCAGCACCTGCGCGATGCCCGCATCTTCGCCATCTATGAGGGTACCAACGGTATCCAGGCCATCGACCTCGTCACCCGCAAGCTGCCGCAGGAGGGCGGCGATGTGGTGAACGCGGTGATCGCCGATTATCGCGACATCGCCGCCGAGGTAGCCGCGCTGAATGCGCCGGATTTCGGCCATACGGGGGTGCGGCTCGCCGAGGCGGTGGATGCGCTCGCCCGCGCCACCCGCAAGATGCTGGACTGGCTGCCGAGCGACCAGGCCAAGGCGCTGGCCGGGGCGACGCCCTATCTGCGCCTGTTCGCCCGTGCCGCCGGCGGGGCCTATCTCGCCAAGGTGGCGCTGGCCGCCTATGGGGAGCGCGCCGCGGGCGGCACCGATCCGCGCCTTGCCGCACGCATCGCCCTCGCCCGCTTCTTCGCCGAGAACCTCGCGACCGAGGCGAAGGGGCTGGAAGAAGCCGTCACCAGCGGCGCCAATGGCGTGCTGGAGGCGGAAGCGGTGCTCGCCGTCGCCTGA